The segment TCTGCCCCGCTTTGCTTCTGGAGGTGGATTATGAAACGTAAACATGCACATTACGCGGGTAACGCGCTGATGGTATTGGGTTTGGTGGTGATGCTGGCTGGCATTGCTTTTGCCGTACTGAACCAGCTTCCTCAGCTCCAGATGCCGCAGCTGATGATCCAAGGTTCAATTCTTAGCATTTT is part of the Erwinia sp. HDF1-3R genome and harbors:
- the ychH gene encoding stress-induced protein YchH, which produces MKRKHAHYAGNALMVLGLVVMLAGIAFAVLNQLPQLQMPQLMIQGSILSIFIGALLWLVGARISGREKITDHYYWVRHYGDERCRRPSGNHHGHQ